Genomic window (Pradoshia sp. D12):
GATTAGCTATTCTAAATCATTGGTTTCGCGAAAATCGATGTATTATATGAGAAAATAGAAGAAACTATTCGAATAATCGAGAATCAGCTTCGAACATGGAGCTTCTATTCTCTTTTCATTTTTATGTTATAAAGGAGGATCCCAAAAAATGAGTTTAATTAAAGCGAGCAGGTTTATGAGTTTGATTCTTCGTCACAAACCGGAATCCATTGGAATTACCCTGGATGAGCATGGATGGGCGAATGTCGAGGAATTGATTAAGGGTATTTCTAAAAAATATCCTTTTGATATGAACATCCTAGAGGAAATTGTGCGAACCGATGATAAGCAGAGATACTCTTTTAATGAGGACAAGTCACTTATTCGAGCTAATCAAGGACATTCCATTTCGGTTGATGTAGAACTGGAAATCGTGGATCCACCAGAGTTTTTATGGCATGGTACGGGAGAAAAGTATA
Coding sequences:
- a CDS encoding RNA 2'-phosphotransferase, which gives rise to MSLIKASRFMSLILRHKPESIGITLDEHGWANVEELIKGISKKYPFDMNILEEIVRTDDKQRYSFNEDKSLIRANQGHSISVDVELEIVDPPEFLWHGTGEKYTESIERIGLIPKSRLYVHLSSDEETAINVGKRHGRPVVYRVRSGEMMKQGYVFYRSKNHVWLTKTVPVKFLEAQP